One region of Vitis vinifera cultivar Pinot Noir 40024 chromosome 1, ASM3070453v1 genomic DNA includes:
- the LOC100262925 gene encoding protein FAR-RED IMPAIRED RESPONSE 1 isoform X3: MLAYLSPLRGPLTICILQPKPRQFFIWAHVGAQSHYGRVRDENMKKREYGFPLPCPNLRNSEIKLPYSPQNPLCFTRSSFTDDDEVSFISCTFVKKKEKEKKESLWNIFVFSMGIDLEQPSGEHQKIDNRPNVNINMVDAGEEVQGRNEVTMNPPKGNNKENTGPNVSRRVLDGRQKAHAGDGVDANFSKNLEPHDGMEFDSKEEAFSFYKEYAKSVGFATIIKASRRSRISGKFIDAKFVCTRYGNKRESSTAETTQPISSTDGTTSIPVKRKRGRINRSWSKTDCKACMHVKRRQDGRWIIRSFIKEHNHEIFPDQAYYFRGHRNINLGNTNVDALHAIRARTKKMYVTMSRQAGGYKKVENQKGSTINQFDSGQHLALEEGDAQVMLDHFMYMQDENPNFFYAIDLNEDQRLRNVFWVDARGRLDYGNFSDVVFFDTTYIKNEYKLPFAPFIGVNHHFQFVLLGCALIADETKSTLVWLMRSWLRAMGGQAPRVILTDQDKALKEAIAEVFPESRHCFCLWHILSKIPEKLSCVVRQHETFMSKFNKCVFKSWTDEQFEKRWRKMVDRFDLRNDIWFQSLYEDREQWVPTFMQDLFLAGMSTTQRSESVNCFFDKYVQRKTTLKEFVENYKTILQEKYEEEAKADFETWHKQPGLKSPSPFGKQMATLYTHAIFKKFQVEVLGVVACHPKKESEDGATITFRVQDFEENQDFIVLWNETKSDISCLCRSFEYNGFLCRHVMIVLQMSGVHNIPSHYILKRWTKDAKSRQTTRQGSDAVESRVQRYNDLCRRAFKLGDEGSLSQETYKIAFNALEEALRKCESINNSIQSAVEPNSLLTHGFHDFEEVNQGNGSAKANKKNSMSKKRKANPEQEIITIGMQDSWQQMGHSNLRAPTLDCSYETQEGMQGMEQLNSRASTLDGYFGTQQIMQGMGQLNSMAATRDDYYSQQSMQGLGQLNSIAPMHDAHYVSQQRLHGLGQLHFRPQTIQSCFDIQDSLQDMDQSNMGPVQMHGMASKHLHAKHLTR; encoded by the exons GTACATttgtaaaaaagaaagaaaaagaaaagaaagaatctctttggaatatttttgttttctcaatggGAATAGATCTTGAACAGCCATCAGGAGAACATCAAAAGATAGACAATAGACCAAATGTGAATATTAATATGGTGGATGCTGGAGAAGAAGTGCAAGGTAGAAATGAAGTAACCATGAATCCTCCTAAGggaaacaataaagaaaatacagGCCCAAATGTGAGTCGAAGGGTATTGGATGGTAGACAGAAAGCACATGCTGGAGATGGAGTGGATGcgaatttttctaaaaatttagaACCCCATGATGGCATGGAATTTGATTCGAAGGAGGAAGCTTTTTCATTCTATAAAGAATATGCCAAGTCTGTGGGATTTGCCACCATAATAAAAGCCAGCCGTCGATCAAGAATATCTGGGAAATTCATTGATGCAAAATTTGTATGTACTAGATATGGAAATAAGCGAGAATCTAGTACAGCTGAAACAACACAACCCATTTCAAGTACAGATGGTACCACAAGTATTCCGGTCAAGAGAAAACGAGGTAGAATTAATCGGTCTTGGTCAAAAACAGATTGCAAGGCTTGTATGCATGTTAAGAGAAGGCAAGATGGAAGATGGATTATACGCAGTTTCATAAAGGAGCATAACCATGAAATTTTTCCAGACCAAGCCTATTATTTTCGAGGTCATAGGAATATAAATCTAGGCAATACTAATGTCGATGCCTTGCATGCTATCCGGGCTAGGACAAAAAAGATGTATGTAACAATGTCCAGACAGGCTGGTGGGTATAAGAAAGTTGAGAATCAAAAGGGCAGCACCATAAATCAATTTGATAGTGGACAGCATTTGGCTTTAGAGGAGGGAGATGCACAAGTAATGCTCGACCATTTCATGTATATGCAAGATGAGAATCCTAACTTTTTCTATGCAATAGATTTGAATGAAGATCAACGTTTGAGAAATGTTTTTTGGGTTGATGCCAGAGGTAGGCTTGATTATGGAAATTTCAGTGATGTAGTTTTCTTCGATACTACATATATCAAGAACGAATATAAATTGCCTTTTGCACCTTTTATCGGGGTGAACCATCACTTTCAGTTCGTGTTGCTCGGATGTGCTTTAATTGCAGATGAGACTAAATCAACACTTGTTTGGTTGATGCGGTCATGGCTTCGAGCAATGGGTGGACAGGCTCCAAGAGTGATACTTACTGACCAAGACAAAGCCTTGAAAGAAGCTATTGCAGAGGTCTTTCCAGAATCTCGTCACTGTTTTTGCTTGTGGCATATATTAAGCAAGATTCCTGAAAAGCTCAGTTGTGTGGTGAGGCAACATGAAACTTTTATGAGCAAATTTAACAAGTGTGTTTTTAAGTCTTGGACAGATGAGCagtttgaaaagagatggcggAAAATGGTTGACAGATTTGACCTAAGAAATGACATATGGTTTCAATCATTGTATGAAGATCGTGAGCAATGGGTGCCTACATTCATGCAAGACTTGTTTTTGGCTGGAATGTCTACAACTCAACGGTCGGAAAGTGTAAACTGTTTCTTCGACAAGTACGTACAAAGAAAAACTACATTGAAGGAGTTTGTGGAAAACTACAAAACAATTCTACAGGAGAAGTATGAAGAGGAAGCAAAAGCAGATTTTGAGACTTGGCATAAACAACCAGGATTGAAATCTCCTTCACCATTCGGAAAACAAATGGCAACATTGTACACACATGCAATATTCAAGAAATTCCAAGTTGAGGTTTTGGGAGTAGTTGCTTGTCATCCCaaaaaagaaagtgaagatGGAGCAACCATTACATTTAGGGTTCAAGATTTTGAAGAGAATCAAGATTTCATTGTGTTGTGGAATGAAACAAAGTCAGATATTTCTTGTTTATGCCGTTCATTTGAATACAATGGTTTTCTTTGTAGACATGTGATGATTGTTCTGCAAATGTCTGGGGTGCATAACATCCCATCTCACTATATATTGAAACGTTGGACGAAGGATGCAAAGAGTAGACAAACCACAAGACAAGGGTCAGATGCGGTTGAGTCTAGGGTGCAACGATACAATGATCTATGCCGACGGGCTTTTAAATTGGGTGATGAAGGGTCTTTATCCCAAGAGACTTACAAAATTGCATTCAATGCACTGGAAGAAGCCTTGAGAAAGTGCGAGAGTATAAATAACTCAATTCAGAGTGCAGTGGAGCCAAACTCACTGCTCACTCATGGTTTTCATGACTTTGAAGAGGTGAACCAAGGTAATGGTTCAGccaaagctaacaaaaagaacaGTATgtccaaaaaaagaaag gCAAATCCAGAGCAAGAGATAATAACCATTGGCATGCAGGACAGCTGGCAGCAAATG GGACACTCAAATTTACGAGCACCAACCCTTGATTGTTCTTATGAAACACAAGAGGGCATGCAAGGGATG GAACAACTAAACTCAAGAGCTTCAACTCTTGATGGCTATTTTGGCACTCAACAAATTATGCAAGGAATG GGACAATTAAACTCAATGGCTGCAACACGTGATGATTATTATAGCCAACAGAGCATGCAGGGACTG GGACAATTGAACTCAATTGCACCTATGCATGATGCTCACTACGTTTCTCAACAAAGGCTGCATGGGCTg GGGCAGTTACATTTCAGACCACAAACTATACAGAGTTGTTTTGACATCCAGGACAGTTTGCAAGACATG GACCAGTCCAATATGGGACCTGTGCAGATGCATGGCATGGCATCAAAACATTTGCATGCGAAACACCTAACTCGTTAG
- the LOC100262925 gene encoding protein FAR-RED IMPAIRED RESPONSE 1 isoform X4, with protein MLAYLSPLRGPLTICILQPKPRQFFIWAHVGAQSHYGRVRDENMKKREYGFPLPCPNLRNSEIKLPYSPQNPLCFTRSSFTDDDEVSFISCTFVKKKEKEKKESLWNIFVFSMGIDLEQPSGEHQKIDNRPNVNINMVDAGEEVQGRNEVTMNPPKGNNKENTGPNVSRRVLDGRQKAHAGDGVDANFSKNLEPHDGMEFDSKEEAFSFYKEYAKSVGFATIIKASRRSRISGKFIDAKFVCTRYGNKRESSTAETTQPISSTDGTTSIPVKRKRGRINRSWSKTDCKACMHVKRRQDGRWIIRSFIKEHNHEIFPDQAYYFRGHRNINLGNTNVDALHAIRARTKKMYVTMSRQAGGYKKVENQKGSTINQFDSGQHLALEEGDAQVMLDHFMYMQDENPNFFYAIDLNEDQRLRNVFWVDARGRLDYGNFSDVVFFDTTYIKNEYKLPFAPFIGVNHHFQFVLLGCALIADETKSTLVWLMRSWLRAMGGQAPRVILTDQDKALKEAIAEVFPESRHCFCLWHILSKIPEKLSCVVRQHETFMSKFNKCVFKSWTDEQFEKRWRKMVDRFDLRNDIWFQSLYEDREQWVPTFMQDLFLAGMSTTQRSESVNCFFDKYVQRKTTLKEFVENYKTILQEKYEEEAKADFETWHKQPGLKSPSPFGKQMATLYTHAIFKKFQVEVLGVVACHPKKESEDGATITFRVQDFEENQDFIVLWNETKSDISCLCRSFEYNGFLCRHVMIVLQMSGVHNIPSHYILKRWTKDAKSRQTTRQGSDAVESRVQRYNDLCRRAFKLGDEGSLSQETYKIAFNALEEALRKCESINNSIQSAVEPNSLLTHGFHDFEEVNQGNGSAKANKKNSMSKKRKANPEQEIITIGMQDSWQQMEQLNSRASTLDGYFGTQQIMQGMGQLNSMAATRDDYYSQQSMQGLGQLNSIAPMHDAHYVSQQRLHGLGQLHFRPQTIQSCFDIQDSLQDMDQSNMGPVQMHGMASKHLHAKHLTR; from the exons GTACATttgtaaaaaagaaagaaaaagaaaagaaagaatctctttggaatatttttgttttctcaatggGAATAGATCTTGAACAGCCATCAGGAGAACATCAAAAGATAGACAATAGACCAAATGTGAATATTAATATGGTGGATGCTGGAGAAGAAGTGCAAGGTAGAAATGAAGTAACCATGAATCCTCCTAAGggaaacaataaagaaaatacagGCCCAAATGTGAGTCGAAGGGTATTGGATGGTAGACAGAAAGCACATGCTGGAGATGGAGTGGATGcgaatttttctaaaaatttagaACCCCATGATGGCATGGAATTTGATTCGAAGGAGGAAGCTTTTTCATTCTATAAAGAATATGCCAAGTCTGTGGGATTTGCCACCATAATAAAAGCCAGCCGTCGATCAAGAATATCTGGGAAATTCATTGATGCAAAATTTGTATGTACTAGATATGGAAATAAGCGAGAATCTAGTACAGCTGAAACAACACAACCCATTTCAAGTACAGATGGTACCACAAGTATTCCGGTCAAGAGAAAACGAGGTAGAATTAATCGGTCTTGGTCAAAAACAGATTGCAAGGCTTGTATGCATGTTAAGAGAAGGCAAGATGGAAGATGGATTATACGCAGTTTCATAAAGGAGCATAACCATGAAATTTTTCCAGACCAAGCCTATTATTTTCGAGGTCATAGGAATATAAATCTAGGCAATACTAATGTCGATGCCTTGCATGCTATCCGGGCTAGGACAAAAAAGATGTATGTAACAATGTCCAGACAGGCTGGTGGGTATAAGAAAGTTGAGAATCAAAAGGGCAGCACCATAAATCAATTTGATAGTGGACAGCATTTGGCTTTAGAGGAGGGAGATGCACAAGTAATGCTCGACCATTTCATGTATATGCAAGATGAGAATCCTAACTTTTTCTATGCAATAGATTTGAATGAAGATCAACGTTTGAGAAATGTTTTTTGGGTTGATGCCAGAGGTAGGCTTGATTATGGAAATTTCAGTGATGTAGTTTTCTTCGATACTACATATATCAAGAACGAATATAAATTGCCTTTTGCACCTTTTATCGGGGTGAACCATCACTTTCAGTTCGTGTTGCTCGGATGTGCTTTAATTGCAGATGAGACTAAATCAACACTTGTTTGGTTGATGCGGTCATGGCTTCGAGCAATGGGTGGACAGGCTCCAAGAGTGATACTTACTGACCAAGACAAAGCCTTGAAAGAAGCTATTGCAGAGGTCTTTCCAGAATCTCGTCACTGTTTTTGCTTGTGGCATATATTAAGCAAGATTCCTGAAAAGCTCAGTTGTGTGGTGAGGCAACATGAAACTTTTATGAGCAAATTTAACAAGTGTGTTTTTAAGTCTTGGACAGATGAGCagtttgaaaagagatggcggAAAATGGTTGACAGATTTGACCTAAGAAATGACATATGGTTTCAATCATTGTATGAAGATCGTGAGCAATGGGTGCCTACATTCATGCAAGACTTGTTTTTGGCTGGAATGTCTACAACTCAACGGTCGGAAAGTGTAAACTGTTTCTTCGACAAGTACGTACAAAGAAAAACTACATTGAAGGAGTTTGTGGAAAACTACAAAACAATTCTACAGGAGAAGTATGAAGAGGAAGCAAAAGCAGATTTTGAGACTTGGCATAAACAACCAGGATTGAAATCTCCTTCACCATTCGGAAAACAAATGGCAACATTGTACACACATGCAATATTCAAGAAATTCCAAGTTGAGGTTTTGGGAGTAGTTGCTTGTCATCCCaaaaaagaaagtgaagatGGAGCAACCATTACATTTAGGGTTCAAGATTTTGAAGAGAATCAAGATTTCATTGTGTTGTGGAATGAAACAAAGTCAGATATTTCTTGTTTATGCCGTTCATTTGAATACAATGGTTTTCTTTGTAGACATGTGATGATTGTTCTGCAAATGTCTGGGGTGCATAACATCCCATCTCACTATATATTGAAACGTTGGACGAAGGATGCAAAGAGTAGACAAACCACAAGACAAGGGTCAGATGCGGTTGAGTCTAGGGTGCAACGATACAATGATCTATGCCGACGGGCTTTTAAATTGGGTGATGAAGGGTCTTTATCCCAAGAGACTTACAAAATTGCATTCAATGCACTGGAAGAAGCCTTGAGAAAGTGCGAGAGTATAAATAACTCAATTCAGAGTGCAGTGGAGCCAAACTCACTGCTCACTCATGGTTTTCATGACTTTGAAGAGGTGAACCAAGGTAATGGTTCAGccaaagctaacaaaaagaacaGTATgtccaaaaaaagaaag gCAAATCCAGAGCAAGAGATAATAACCATTGGCATGCAGGACAGCTGGCAGCAAATG GAACAACTAAACTCAAGAGCTTCAACTCTTGATGGCTATTTTGGCACTCAACAAATTATGCAAGGAATG GGACAATTAAACTCAATGGCTGCAACACGTGATGATTATTATAGCCAACAGAGCATGCAGGGACTG GGACAATTGAACTCAATTGCACCTATGCATGATGCTCACTACGTTTCTCAACAAAGGCTGCATGGGCTg GGGCAGTTACATTTCAGACCACAAACTATACAGAGTTGTTTTGACATCCAGGACAGTTTGCAAGACATG GACCAGTCCAATATGGGACCTGTGCAGATGCATGGCATGGCATCAAAACATTTGCATGCGAAACACCTAACTCGTTAG
- the LOC100262925 gene encoding protein FAR-RED IMPAIRED RESPONSE 1 isoform X2, which produces MLAYLSPLRGPLTICILQPKPRQFFIWAHVGAQSHYGRVRDENMKKREYGFPLPCPNLRNSEIKLPYSPQNPLCFTRSSFTDDDEVSFISCTFVKKKEKEKKESLWNIFVFSMGIDLEQPSGEHQKIDNRPNVNINMVDAGEEVQGRNEVTMNPPKGNNKENTGPNVSRRVLDGRQKAHAGDGVDANFSKNLEPHDGMEFDSKEEAFSFYKEYAKSVGFATIIKASRRSRISGKFIDAKFVCTRYGNKRESSTAETTQPISSTDGTTSIPVKRKRGRINRSWSKTDCKACMHVKRRQDGRWIIRSFIKEHNHEIFPDQAYYFRGHRNINLGNTNVDALHAIRARTKKMYVTMSRQAGGYKKVENQKGSTINQFDSGQHLALEEGDAQVMLDHFMYMQDENPNFFYAIDLNEDQRLRNVFWVDARGRLDYGNFSDVVFFDTTYIKNEYKLPFAPFIGVNHHFQFVLLGCALIADETKSTLVWLMRSWLRAMGGQAPRVILTDQDKALKEAIAEVFPESRHCFCLWHILSKIPEKLSCVVRQHETFMSKFNKCVFKSWTDEQFEKRWRKMVDRFDLRNDIWFQSLYEDREQWVPTFMQDLFLAGMSTTQRSESVNCFFDKYVQRKTTLKEFVENYKTILQEKYEEEAKADFETWHKQPGLKSPSPFGKQMATLYTHAIFKKFQVEVLGVVACHPKKESEDGATITFRVQDFEENQDFIVLWNETKSDISCLCRSFEYNGFLCRHVMIVLQMSGVHNIPSHYILKRWTKDAKSRQTTRQGSDAVESRVQRYNDLCRRAFKLGDEGSLSQETYKIAFNALEEALRKCESINNSIQSAVEPNSLLTHGFHDFEEVNQGNGSAKANKKNSMSKKRKANPEQEIITIGMQDSWQQMEQLNSRASTLDGYFGTQQIMQGMGQLNSMAATRDDYYSQQSMQGLGQLNSIAPMHDAHYVSQQRLHGLGQLHFRPQTIQSCFDIQDSLQDMVFEWVSRYCLAFAFIDFSKWSCLLQDQSNMGPVQMHGMASKHLHAKHLTR; this is translated from the exons GTACATttgtaaaaaagaaagaaaaagaaaagaaagaatctctttggaatatttttgttttctcaatggGAATAGATCTTGAACAGCCATCAGGAGAACATCAAAAGATAGACAATAGACCAAATGTGAATATTAATATGGTGGATGCTGGAGAAGAAGTGCAAGGTAGAAATGAAGTAACCATGAATCCTCCTAAGggaaacaataaagaaaatacagGCCCAAATGTGAGTCGAAGGGTATTGGATGGTAGACAGAAAGCACATGCTGGAGATGGAGTGGATGcgaatttttctaaaaatttagaACCCCATGATGGCATGGAATTTGATTCGAAGGAGGAAGCTTTTTCATTCTATAAAGAATATGCCAAGTCTGTGGGATTTGCCACCATAATAAAAGCCAGCCGTCGATCAAGAATATCTGGGAAATTCATTGATGCAAAATTTGTATGTACTAGATATGGAAATAAGCGAGAATCTAGTACAGCTGAAACAACACAACCCATTTCAAGTACAGATGGTACCACAAGTATTCCGGTCAAGAGAAAACGAGGTAGAATTAATCGGTCTTGGTCAAAAACAGATTGCAAGGCTTGTATGCATGTTAAGAGAAGGCAAGATGGAAGATGGATTATACGCAGTTTCATAAAGGAGCATAACCATGAAATTTTTCCAGACCAAGCCTATTATTTTCGAGGTCATAGGAATATAAATCTAGGCAATACTAATGTCGATGCCTTGCATGCTATCCGGGCTAGGACAAAAAAGATGTATGTAACAATGTCCAGACAGGCTGGTGGGTATAAGAAAGTTGAGAATCAAAAGGGCAGCACCATAAATCAATTTGATAGTGGACAGCATTTGGCTTTAGAGGAGGGAGATGCACAAGTAATGCTCGACCATTTCATGTATATGCAAGATGAGAATCCTAACTTTTTCTATGCAATAGATTTGAATGAAGATCAACGTTTGAGAAATGTTTTTTGGGTTGATGCCAGAGGTAGGCTTGATTATGGAAATTTCAGTGATGTAGTTTTCTTCGATACTACATATATCAAGAACGAATATAAATTGCCTTTTGCACCTTTTATCGGGGTGAACCATCACTTTCAGTTCGTGTTGCTCGGATGTGCTTTAATTGCAGATGAGACTAAATCAACACTTGTTTGGTTGATGCGGTCATGGCTTCGAGCAATGGGTGGACAGGCTCCAAGAGTGATACTTACTGACCAAGACAAAGCCTTGAAAGAAGCTATTGCAGAGGTCTTTCCAGAATCTCGTCACTGTTTTTGCTTGTGGCATATATTAAGCAAGATTCCTGAAAAGCTCAGTTGTGTGGTGAGGCAACATGAAACTTTTATGAGCAAATTTAACAAGTGTGTTTTTAAGTCTTGGACAGATGAGCagtttgaaaagagatggcggAAAATGGTTGACAGATTTGACCTAAGAAATGACATATGGTTTCAATCATTGTATGAAGATCGTGAGCAATGGGTGCCTACATTCATGCAAGACTTGTTTTTGGCTGGAATGTCTACAACTCAACGGTCGGAAAGTGTAAACTGTTTCTTCGACAAGTACGTACAAAGAAAAACTACATTGAAGGAGTTTGTGGAAAACTACAAAACAATTCTACAGGAGAAGTATGAAGAGGAAGCAAAAGCAGATTTTGAGACTTGGCATAAACAACCAGGATTGAAATCTCCTTCACCATTCGGAAAACAAATGGCAACATTGTACACACATGCAATATTCAAGAAATTCCAAGTTGAGGTTTTGGGAGTAGTTGCTTGTCATCCCaaaaaagaaagtgaagatGGAGCAACCATTACATTTAGGGTTCAAGATTTTGAAGAGAATCAAGATTTCATTGTGTTGTGGAATGAAACAAAGTCAGATATTTCTTGTTTATGCCGTTCATTTGAATACAATGGTTTTCTTTGTAGACATGTGATGATTGTTCTGCAAATGTCTGGGGTGCATAACATCCCATCTCACTATATATTGAAACGTTGGACGAAGGATGCAAAGAGTAGACAAACCACAAGACAAGGGTCAGATGCGGTTGAGTCTAGGGTGCAACGATACAATGATCTATGCCGACGGGCTTTTAAATTGGGTGATGAAGGGTCTTTATCCCAAGAGACTTACAAAATTGCATTCAATGCACTGGAAGAAGCCTTGAGAAAGTGCGAGAGTATAAATAACTCAATTCAGAGTGCAGTGGAGCCAAACTCACTGCTCACTCATGGTTTTCATGACTTTGAAGAGGTGAACCAAGGTAATGGTTCAGccaaagctaacaaaaagaacaGTATgtccaaaaaaagaaag gCAAATCCAGAGCAAGAGATAATAACCATTGGCATGCAGGACAGCTGGCAGCAAATG GAACAACTAAACTCAAGAGCTTCAACTCTTGATGGCTATTTTGGCACTCAACAAATTATGCAAGGAATG GGACAATTAAACTCAATGGCTGCAACACGTGATGATTATTATAGCCAACAGAGCATGCAGGGACTG GGACAATTGAACTCAATTGCACCTATGCATGATGCTCACTACGTTTCTCAACAAAGGCTGCATGGGCTg GGGCAGTTACATTTCAGACCACAAACTATACAGAGTTGTTTTGACATCCAGGACAGTTTGCAAGACATGGTATTTGAATGGGTTTCTCGGTATTGCTTAGCCTTTGCTTTCATAGATTTCTCAAAGTGGTCATGCTTGTTGCAGGACCAGTCCAATATGGGACCTGTGCAGATGCATGGCATGGCATCAAAACATTTGCATGCGAAACACCTAACTCGTTAG